Proteins encoded by one window of Alkalinema sp. FACHB-956:
- a CDS encoding diflavin flavoprotein, with protein MSTTTRPRDVQVAEIAEKTLVLRSRIWEQLRFEAEYARKKGTTVNSYLIQAREVALIDPPGGSFVDIFIDELQQHEYYQQIDYIILNHVNPNRIETLKALLPLAYRAKIVCSRPAANILKTAFPDDELPIITVRAGDVIDLGEGHELKFITKPTPRHPDGLCVYDAATRVLFSDKLFGAHVCGDEILDDNWKAVQDDRQYYFDCIHAAQTKQVEDVLEKISLYPVKMFAVGHGPLVRYSVSRLMFDYRDWCEAQHQKALSVALLYTSAYGNTGLMANAIARGLTESNIEVESINCELSEPEEITAAIENCDGFIIGSPTLGGHAPTQIQTALGLILSTASKTKSAGVFGSYGWSGEAIDLLETKLLNAGYSLGFETLRCKFKPTEEMLSLCENAGAEFAKSLRKTQKTRAPKQTAATEAQADRTEQAMGRVVGSLSIVTVQRGDAKAAILTSWVSQATFNPPGITIAISKDLAEGILDHAGDQFVLNVLREGKNLRRHFQKITVTGTDPFAEVAVKTARNGSPILQEALAYLECTVQNRLDCGDHWLLYAVVNGGEVLEANGVTAVLHRKSGAAY; from the coding sequence ATGTCTACAACGACCCGTCCTCGGGATGTCCAAGTTGCTGAAATTGCTGAAAAGACACTGGTTCTCCGATCGCGGATTTGGGAACAGTTGCGCTTTGAGGCAGAATACGCGCGTAAAAAAGGTACCACGGTTAATAGCTATCTGATACAAGCCCGTGAAGTCGCATTGATTGACCCACCCGGCGGGTCATTTGTTGATATTTTCATTGATGAGTTGCAGCAGCATGAATACTATCAGCAAATTGACTACATCATTCTCAACCACGTTAACCCCAACCGAATTGAAACGCTGAAAGCACTGTTGCCGCTTGCATATCGAGCTAAAATTGTCTGTTCTCGGCCAGCGGCCAATATTCTCAAAACGGCATTTCCTGACGACGAATTGCCCATCATTACCGTCCGCGCGGGGGATGTGATTGATCTAGGAGAAGGCCATGAACTGAAGTTTATTACCAAGCCGACCCCACGCCACCCGGATGGACTGTGTGTCTATGATGCAGCAACCCGTGTGCTCTTTTCCGACAAACTGTTTGGGGCCCATGTCTGTGGTGATGAAATTTTGGATGATAACTGGAAGGCAGTGCAGGACGATCGGCAATACTATTTCGATTGCATTCACGCCGCTCAAACGAAGCAGGTTGAGGATGTTCTAGAAAAAATTTCCCTTTATCCTGTCAAGATGTTCGCCGTCGGCCACGGCCCCTTGGTGCGCTACAGCGTTAGTCGGCTGATGTTTGACTATCGGGATTGGTGTGAAGCCCAGCATCAAAAGGCATTGTCCGTAGCATTGCTCTATACGTCCGCCTATGGCAATACGGGCTTGATGGCCAATGCGATCGCGCGCGGACTCACGGAATCTAATATCGAAGTGGAATCCATTAACTGTGAGCTATCTGAGCCAGAGGAAATCACAGCGGCGATCGAAAACTGTGATGGCTTTATTATCGGTTCGCCAACGCTGGGGGGACATGCTCCTACCCAAATTCAAACAGCACTGGGATTGATTCTATCAACTGCATCCAAAACCAAATCCGCTGGGGTGTTTGGTTCCTATGGTTGGAGCGGAGAAGCGATCGATCTATTGGAAACGAAATTGCTGAACGCGGGTTACTCCTTAGGGTTTGAGACGTTGCGCTGCAAATTTAAGCCAACGGAAGAGATGCTCTCCCTTTGCGAAAATGCCGGGGCCGAATTTGCCAAGTCCCTGCGCAAAACCCAGAAAACCCGCGCCCCCAAACAAACAGCCGCCACCGAAGCCCAAGCCGATCGCACGGAGCAGGCTATGGGCCGCGTGGTCGGATCTCTCAGCATCGTCACGGTGCAGCGGGGTGATGCAAAGGCTGCAATTTTGACCTCTTGGGTTTCCCAAGCCACGTTCAATCCACCGGGAATCACGATCGCAATCTCCAAAGATTTAGCCGAAGGCATCCTCGATCATGCGGGTGATCAATTTGTGCTGAACGTGTTGCGGGAAGGTAAAAACCTCCGCAGACATTTCCAAAAAATTACGGTCACGGGGACTGACCCCTTCGCGGAAGTGGCTGTCAAAACAGCCCGTAACGGTAGTCCTATTTTGCAGGAAGCCTTAGCTTACTTGGAATGTACCGTGCAGAATCGCTTAGATTGCGGCGATCACTGGCTACTCTACGCAGTGGTGAACGGGGGTGAAGTCTTGGAAGCCAATGGGGTCACAGCAGTGCTGCATCGTAAGTCGGGAGCGGCTTATTAG
- a CDS encoding cyanoexosortase A system-associated protein has translation MQDFLRLNDAQLNRRRLLKFQFAFFRALSLSVWAVAIQGVMNPKMFLREYHPHPFPETLQIESFQDLTHTTLAVKNTTTPQYDRILATRQYDYTYQQKPLSLELRYVVDTEGDLGKLMDEQMGLPKEINDTAKMLVNSIGTYRSFTYQKRAYVSTCLTPTGRAVINKTQFQKQQYLHLLEPKVWGRWAIGQGNLLEQRCIWAQISMPIQQAHPSAEESALLLKQIGYVKETCNFCKRQPANLGQ, from the coding sequence GTGCAGGATTTTTTACGACTAAATGATGCTCAACTGAATCGACGACGGCTCTTGAAATTTCAGTTTGCATTCTTTCGGGCGCTGAGTCTCAGCGTATGGGCAGTTGCCATTCAAGGGGTGATGAATCCAAAGATGTTTCTGCGGGAGTATCATCCCCACCCCTTTCCTGAGACCCTCCAGATTGAATCATTCCAGGATCTCACACACACAACGCTTGCGGTAAAAAATACAACAACCCCCCAGTACGATCGCATCTTAGCAACCAGACAATACGACTATACCTATCAACAGAAACCGCTCTCTCTAGAATTGCGGTATGTGGTCGATACAGAAGGCGATCTGGGCAAACTGATGGATGAACAAATGGGCCTGCCTAAGGAGATCAATGACACTGCAAAAATGTTAGTGAACTCCATTGGCACTTACCGATCGTTCACCTATCAAAAACGAGCTTACGTAAGCACTTGCCTGACACCGACGGGCAGAGCCGTGATCAATAAAACGCAATTTCAGAAACAGCAGTATCTCCATCTATTAGAGCCGAAAGTCTGGGGCCGTTGGGCGATCGGGCAGGGAAACTTACTGGAACAACGTTGTATTTGGGCACAAATTTCTATGCCCATCCAGCAAGCCCACCCCTCGGCAGAAGAATCAGCCTTGTTGTTAAAACAGATCGGCTACGTGAAGGAAACCTGCAACTTTTGCAAACGCCAGCCAGCCAATCTAGGGCAATGA
- a CDS encoding archaeosortase/exosortase family protein, whose amino-acid sequence MRFMRPAWTRRYLLVWLGVGLIFLHLVLIWKVIGETDQLVISLVFWSAIVTSLWQRHDRLKLKSGMGTILLGGSLLGLLLFKCLSLFQCESDFVRIFPIWAVLSLGLIASGWKFHQYAREGLLVATLIIPPGVIFRLVDVSIGDLIRLVIAKLASLFLYYAGYNSVQIGVKISLNNNIIEVGYPCTGIPMMVLLIQLTIVFNLMTQFSKIHKILLLGFTVVMSVILSSVRVMIMALVVKDQAAFDYWHGAQGAQIFSTIAFILFALACRWLLSRSSAEANDEDGLEDDYEEAHEEEYEDDYEEEYEEDYENELDGERCTSQHLSLTNTQDIITMQDVVVAGESWTNSAIEEVAMKSQICAQSQSNHS is encoded by the coding sequence ATGCGTTTTATGAGGCCGGCCTGGACACGCCGTTATCTCCTGGTTTGGTTAGGGGTTGGCCTCATTTTTTTACATCTCGTGCTGATTTGGAAGGTGATTGGAGAAACCGATCAACTGGTTATTAGTCTCGTATTTTGGAGCGCGATCGTTACATCTCTTTGGCAACGCCACGATCGCCTCAAGCTGAAGAGTGGCATGGGCACCATTTTATTGGGGGGAAGTTTGCTGGGCTTGTTGCTCTTTAAATGTTTATCTCTCTTTCAATGTGAATCGGATTTCGTTCGAATTTTTCCCATCTGGGCGGTGCTGAGTTTAGGACTCATTGCATCGGGTTGGAAATTTCATCAGTATGCCCGCGAAGGCTTGTTGGTAGCGACGTTGATTATTCCACCGGGTGTAATTTTCCGGTTGGTGGATGTTTCGATCGGCGACTTAATTCGCTTAGTGATTGCTAAATTAGCCAGTCTGTTTCTTTATTATGCAGGCTATAACTCAGTCCAGATCGGGGTCAAGATCTCACTGAATAACAACATCATTGAAGTGGGCTATCCTTGCACGGGTATTCCCATGATGGTGCTGCTAATCCAACTGACGATCGTGTTTAATTTAATGACCCAGTTTTCTAAGATTCACAAAATCTTACTTCTGGGATTTACAGTGGTGATGTCGGTCATACTATCCAGTGTGCGAGTCATGATTATGGCACTGGTCGTCAAAGATCAAGCTGCTTTTGACTATTGGCATGGAGCCCAGGGAGCCCAGATTTTTTCAACCATTGCGTTTATCCTATTTGCTCTGGCTTGCCGTTGGTTATTGTCCCGATCGTCGGCAGAGGCAAATGACGAGGATGGACTTGAAGACGATTATGAGGAGGCGCATGAAGAGGAGTATGAAGATGATTATGAGGAAGAGTACGAAGAGGATTACGAGAATGAATTAGATGGTGAAAGATGCACTTCGCAGCATCTATCTTTGACCAACACGCAAGATATCATCACAATGCAAGATGTTGTCGTAGCCGGAGAAAGCTGGACCAATTCAGCGATCGAAGAAGTTGCTATGAAATCTCAAATTTGCGCTCAAAGCCAGTCGAATCATTCATAG
- a CDS encoding HpsJ family protein: MDRSIESVQSQSGTSPTTSPDVEQNIPDRAEGDRLSDDRPQGNRTPADNPDGAVLVNLAQNPLLSGLNPVRGLRILRFVGYGLLLVSLIDLLYVVLPAELMNPVWEYQTTGDVVRLIPVPLIAFMLVFYGESAARFRLERPVVKLVSWSTLLIGVILILLIPLTVVNTMRISRFNNDQINTQVNQQKLLLETTQAQLDQATPAQLQSLIPVPDDKTKQIPNAPKNAEEAKAQVLDNLKKAREEANKQADQARKNVQQNLTKNSSKIILEALVGGALFLYIWYVSGWARKRLGDAYEMAGAGQSAPKLPNNAAPSSRKSARRRRRN; this comes from the coding sequence ATGGATCGGTCTATTGAATCGGTACAGTCCCAGTCAGGAACTTCCCCCACCACCAGCCCTGATGTAGAACAGAACATTCCCGATCGGGCGGAAGGCGATCGTTTATCCGACGATCGGCCCCAAGGAAATCGCACTCCAGCAGACAACCCGGATGGTGCCGTACTGGTCAACCTGGCTCAAAATCCACTCTTGAGTGGTTTGAACCCCGTTCGAGGCTTACGCATTCTCCGGTTTGTTGGGTATGGGTTGTTGCTCGTTTCGTTGATTGACTTACTGTACGTAGTGCTTCCCGCAGAGTTAATGAATCCGGTTTGGGAATACCAGACAACGGGGGATGTGGTGCGTCTGATTCCCGTCCCATTAATCGCATTTATGCTGGTATTCTACGGGGAATCGGCGGCTCGGTTTCGCTTAGAAAGACCCGTTGTCAAGCTGGTTTCTTGGAGTACGCTGCTCATTGGCGTCATTTTAATTCTGTTAATTCCCCTAACAGTGGTTAACACGATGCGGATTAGTCGCTTTAATAACGACCAGATCAATACTCAGGTTAACCAACAAAAACTCCTCTTAGAAACCACCCAGGCACAGTTGGATCAAGCAACACCAGCCCAGCTCCAAAGCCTCATTCCCGTTCCCGATGATAAGACAAAGCAAATTCCCAATGCGCCTAAAAATGCGGAAGAAGCTAAGGCTCAGGTTTTAGATAACCTCAAGAAGGCTCGCGAAGAAGCCAATAAACAGGCAGACCAAGCTCGCAAAAATGTGCAGCAAAACTTGACCAAGAACAGTTCCAAGATCATTCTAGAAGCCTTGGTGGGTGGAGCATTATTTCTCTACATTTGGTATGTCAGCGGCTGGGCGCGCAAACGTCTCGGCGATGCCTATGAAATGGCAGGTGCAGGGCAGAGTGCCCCCAAACTGCCCAATAATGCAGCGCCATCATCGCGCAAGTCTGCCCGTCGCCGTCGCCGCAACTAG
- a CDS encoding YdcF family protein, with translation MTSTFLDWRKFKSIVQNRHRWRGLHRWAALTGFVFMAGYIPVRIEIATWMAPKPQAILTLGGGEKREMFAAEFARNHPDLKIWISSGLEREKAEAIFRAAKIDLSRVHQDRKATDTVTNFTTMLARFEQEKINHIYLVTSAEHMPRATAIATMVLGSRGIAVTPVNVPSVGEPESPWRTVRDVIRSTIWIFTGWTGAEFRQDYQVTQLNDQLFGAETTHESANTESANTTDESR, from the coding sequence ATGACGTCTACGTTTCTTGATTGGAGAAAATTTAAATCGATCGTACAGAACCGTCACCGTTGGCGTGGCCTCCACCGCTGGGCAGCCCTCACTGGGTTTGTCTTTATGGCGGGTTACATTCCCGTTCGCATCGAGATTGCCACTTGGATGGCCCCCAAACCCCAAGCAATCTTAACCCTAGGTGGTGGCGAAAAACGCGAGATGTTTGCAGCCGAATTTGCTCGGAATCATCCCGACCTCAAAATTTGGATCTCTTCCGGTCTAGAACGTGAAAAAGCAGAGGCCATTTTTCGCGCAGCAAAAATCGATCTAAGTCGAGTTCACCAAGACCGTAAAGCAACGGACACGGTAACTAACTTTACGACAATGCTCGCGAGATTTGAGCAGGAGAAGATTAACCACATCTATCTTGTCACCTCTGCTGAACATATGCCTCGGGCGACGGCGATCGCCACCATGGTGCTGGGCAGTCGTGGCATTGCTGTGACCCCGGTCAATGTACCTTCCGTGGGAGAACCTGAATCGCCCTGGCGCACGGTCCGAGATGTGATTCGCTCTACCATTTGGATTTTTACAGGATGGACTGGGGCTGAGTTCCGTCAGGACTACCAAGTTACGCAACTCAATGACCAACTGTTTGGGGCAGAAACGACCCATGAATCTGCAAACACAGAATCTGCAAACACAACCGATGAATCTCGCTGA
- a CDS encoding WcaF family extracellular polysaccharide biosynthesis acetyltransferase, with protein sequence MNLADYTIDDYTPGAATWQQLLWYFIGSPIVQSYFLPWSALKVQVLRWFGASIGQGVRIKPGVRIKFPWRLVVGDFVWIGENAWIDNLAPVTIESHVCISQSVYLCTGNHDWSHPHFQLRIAPIYIQQGSWIAARATIGPGVTVGEGAVLVLGGVAGRSLSPMMIYAGNPAEPIKTRVIHAPTIHAPTMSKISEMITRSLN encoded by the coding sequence ATGAATCTCGCTGACTACACGATCGATGACTACACGCCCGGAGCCGCTACCTGGCAGCAACTGCTTTGGTACTTTATCGGTTCGCCGATCGTCCAAAGTTATTTCCTCCCCTGGTCAGCCCTGAAGGTGCAAGTTCTGCGCTGGTTTGGGGCCTCGATCGGGCAGGGTGTTCGCATTAAGCCCGGTGTCAGGATTAAATTTCCCTGGCGGCTTGTGGTGGGTGATTTTGTTTGGATTGGTGAAAACGCATGGATTGACAATCTCGCCCCCGTTACGATTGAGAGCCATGTTTGCATTTCCCAATCTGTTTACCTTTGTACTGGTAACCATGATTGGAGCCATCCCCATTTTCAATTAAGGATTGCCCCGATTTACATTCAGCAGGGCAGTTGGATCGCGGCACGGGCCACGATCGGGCCTGGGGTCACCGTGGGAGAAGGGGCTGTTTTAGTCCTGGGCGGCGTCGCCGGACGATCGCTCTCACCCATGATGATCTACGCAGGCAACCCTGCTGAGCCCATTAAAACCAGAGTCATTCATGCACCGACGATTCATGCACCTACGATGTCAAAAATCTCTGAGATGATTACAAGGAGTCTAAATTAA
- a CDS encoding DUF4114 domain-containing protein — MTTSLSVGPIQHYVQGNSWFDLAKYQNLGRVNRVSVNLSASNLWLIDASKLSLVNDYAPRIAFVNESAANKSPIRLTTQGQTLQTATVFSDLSGVNSALSSKDAPLRMGDWVQTSTIAGGTKLDFSVAPNGVNNPNARALSTNPRLNAISRFNPDAPVYWTAYADPKADRIILAYEDNTNWGSDNDYNDGVIALDLGAASFRNIFQNYNYGQNPNISLRNATYVSVPFELHSTLGVVVAIAIVAQKWFFQRKKLQSKPLVV, encoded by the coding sequence ATGACAACTTCTCTTTCTGTCGGCCCCATCCAGCACTACGTCCAAGGCAATAGCTGGTTTGACCTGGCTAAGTACCAAAACCTGGGCAGAGTCAATCGGGTTTCTGTGAACCTGTCGGCCAGCAATCTGTGGCTGATTGATGCCAGCAAACTCAGCCTTGTGAATGACTATGCACCCCGCATTGCGTTCGTCAACGAGAGCGCAGCTAACAAAAGCCCTATCAGACTGACGACCCAAGGGCAAACCCTGCAAACAGCAACGGTGTTCTCGGATCTGTCCGGGGTCAATAGCGCGCTGTCCTCCAAGGATGCACCACTGCGGATGGGCGATTGGGTACAAACCTCCACCATCGCAGGCGGAACGAAGCTGGATTTCTCTGTGGCCCCCAACGGGGTGAATAACCCCAATGCTAGAGCACTGAGTACCAATCCCAGGCTCAACGCCATCAGCAGATTCAATCCAGACGCGCCGGTGTATTGGACGGCCTATGCTGATCCCAAGGCCGATCGGATCATCCTGGCCTACGAAGACAACACCAACTGGGGCAGTGACAACGACTACAACGATGGGGTCATTGCGCTGGATCTCGGTGCTGCTAGCTTCCGGAACATCTTCCAGAACTATAACTACGGTCAAAACCCCAACATCAGCTTGAGGAATGCGACATATGTTTCTGTGCCCTTTGAGCTGCACTCCACCCTAGGGGTTGTGGTCGCCATCGCGATCGTGGCTCAAAAGTGGTTCTTCCAACGGAAGAAACTGCAATCCAAACCGTTAGTGGTGTAA
- a CDS encoding EAL domain-containing protein: protein MFFAPFSGVTHLVQSLFNRKSNSTVKDDVQLTLITQFYPPDFAATGQFMDELAQNLTTQGMQVQVFTGQPSYAFDATAAKAPEVEKMGEVLVRRSNFLRSVSRKWAGRTISSLAFCAHAALHLLKREHRGDILLLTSEPPFLQVLGYLIKLVFGVPFATLVYDLYPDVAVELEVLSQNHWLIRFWDSVNRRVWNAADSIVVPCQTMKDRIVAKVPEVSEKIIVIHNWADPTWIKPMLKAQNSFAQEHQLTEKFTVLYSGNMGRCHDMDTIMGAAVELQNEPVEFLFVGGGPKREECKQQAAALGLQNCRFLPYQDKARLPESLTACDLSLVSVDVDMEGLVAPSKFYSALSAGRPVAIICEKHSYLRSLVSDANCGAAISNGDSKGLAGFIRYLMKDPEMTERMGKAGHRYIQEYFTPHEISQQYFRILRRAVLNHADLHQAVEQEEFCIHYQPMMEIGTRKILGVEATIRWQHPTRGLICPAEFESAAHETGLIVPLGWWLLQGACQQLQTWRQQHPKLDLQLSINLSSQQFFHPELVSRLDAALQQYDLPGNALMLEIKDQVVMEDAAATTAILLQLQTRNIQVCIDNFGEGYSTLDYLHRFPISALKVDKSLVSRIGVDPKTVSLIETIVILAKDLRMKAIAVGVESTEQLLRLKEVGLKYAQGYLFAPSQDAEQTSTFLETCGQQELVHPLPAANLPVPVTSASDETKPLVLIVDDDRSMRSILRTAISQAGYRTVEAENGTAGLAKFHELKPDLVLLDALMPDMDGFACCHAIRQSIQAQAEAGGISTAVRSIPILMITALDDSESVDQAFAAGATDYVTKPINWAVLRQRLQRLLPTSPAKATVNN, encoded by the coding sequence ATGTTTTTTGCTCCTTTTTCCGGCGTCACTCATCTTGTTCAATCGCTCTTCAACCGCAAATCTAACTCAACGGTCAAAGATGATGTGCAACTGACGCTGATTACCCAATTCTATCCCCCAGACTTTGCCGCAACGGGACAGTTCATGGATGAATTGGCCCAAAACCTCACCACCCAGGGCATGCAAGTCCAAGTCTTCACCGGACAGCCCAGCTATGCCTTTGATGCCACCGCTGCCAAGGCTCCCGAAGTGGAAAAAATGGGCGAAGTGCTTGTCCGGCGATCGAACTTTCTCCGCAGTGTCTCCCGTAAATGGGCGGGTCGTACCATTAGCAGTCTCGCTTTTTGTGCTCATGCCGCTCTCCATCTTCTCAAGCGTGAGCATCGCGGTGACATTTTATTATTAACCAGTGAACCCCCCTTTCTCCAAGTTTTAGGATACTTGATCAAATTAGTATTTGGTGTTCCGTTTGCCACGTTAGTCTATGACCTCTACCCCGATGTCGCTGTTGAACTCGAAGTTTTATCTCAAAACCATTGGCTCATTCGTTTCTGGGATAGTGTTAACCGTCGGGTTTGGAATGCTGCTGATAGCATTGTCGTTCCTTGCCAAACCATGAAGGATCGCATTGTTGCCAAGGTTCCAGAAGTTAGCGAAAAAATTATTGTTATCCATAACTGGGCTGATCCCACTTGGATTAAGCCCATGCTCAAAGCTCAAAATAGCTTTGCCCAGGAGCATCAACTGACGGAAAAATTTACCGTGCTCTATTCGGGCAACATGGGGCGATGCCATGACATGGACACCATCATGGGGGCCGCAGTCGAACTGCAAAACGAACCGGTGGAATTCCTCTTTGTCGGCGGTGGCCCCAAACGGGAAGAGTGCAAACAACAGGCGGCGGCCCTGGGCTTGCAAAACTGCCGCTTTTTACCCTACCAAGACAAAGCCAGATTGCCCGAATCCCTCACGGCCTGCGACCTCTCCCTGGTGAGTGTGGACGTAGACATGGAAGGCTTAGTGGCCCCGAGTAAGTTCTACTCCGCGCTGTCCGCAGGTCGTCCCGTCGCCATCATTTGCGAAAAACATTCCTACCTGCGATCGCTCGTCTCCGATGCCAACTGCGGTGCAGCGATTAGCAATGGCGACAGTAAAGGTTTGGCTGGGTTTATCCGGTATTTGATGAAAGATCCGGAAATGACGGAACGCATGGGCAAAGCCGGTCACCGCTACATCCAGGAATACTTCACACCCCATGAAATCAGCCAGCAATACTTCCGCATTCTGCGCCGTGCCGTACTGAACCACGCTGACCTCCACCAAGCTGTGGAACAAGAAGAATTTTGCATTCACTACCAACCCATGATGGAGATTGGGACGCGCAAGATTCTGGGCGTAGAAGCCACGATTCGTTGGCAGCACCCGACGCGCGGTTTGATTTGTCCTGCGGAATTTGAATCCGCCGCCCACGAAACGGGATTAATTGTTCCCCTAGGCTGGTGGTTGCTCCAGGGCGCATGCCAACAACTACAAACCTGGCGTCAACAACACCCCAAACTGGATCTTCAGTTGAGCATTAACCTCAGCAGCCAGCAGTTTTTCCATCCTGAGTTAGTTTCCCGATTGGATGCCGCCCTCCAGCAGTACGATTTGCCCGGAAATGCGCTGATGCTGGAAATCAAAGACCAAGTGGTGATGGAAGATGCTGCGGCTACGACGGCAATTCTGTTGCAGTTGCAGACTCGGAACATTCAAGTTTGCATTGACAACTTCGGTGAAGGGTATTCCACGTTAGATTATCTACACCGTTTCCCAATTTCTGCGCTGAAAGTTGATAAATCCCTCGTCAGTCGCATCGGGGTTGATCCCAAAACCGTTAGCTTAATTGAAACGATCGTCATCCTGGCCAAGGATCTCAGAATGAAGGCGATCGCGGTAGGGGTCGAATCGACTGAGCAACTGCTGCGGCTGAAGGAAGTCGGACTTAAATATGCCCAGGGCTATCTCTTTGCCCCGAGCCAAGATGCTGAGCAAACCTCCACCTTCCTAGAAACCTGCGGCCAGCAGGAATTAGTTCATCCCCTACCTGCGGCCAATCTGCCCGTGCCTGTAACCAGTGCGAGTGATGAGACGAAACCCTTGGTGCTGATCGTGGATGACGATCGCTCCATGCGATCGATTCTCCGGACGGCCATCAGTCAAGCGGGATACCGTACCGTGGAGGCTGAGAATGGCACCGCAGGACTGGCTAAATTCCACGAACTGAAGCCGGACTTGGTGTTGCTGGATGCTCTCATGCCCGATATGGATGGCTTTGCCTGCTGCCACGCCATTCGGCAATCAATTCAAGCCCAAGCTGAAGCGGGTGGAATCTCTACGGCGGTTCGGTCAATCCCGATTCTGATGATTACTGCCCTGGATGATTCCGAATCGGTGGATCAAGCCTTTGCAGCGGGTGCCACCGACTACGTCACCAAACCGATTAACTGGGCTGTCCTTCGGCAGCGTCTGCAACGCCTCTTACCCACGTCCCCAGCCAAAGCTACGGTCAATAATTAA